Genomic DNA from uncultured Methanospirillum sp.:
AAGGTCAACGAGGTTCTGAAAGAGATCGACATGGAATACAAAGGAACCATCGATGTATTCCACCTTGCCGAGCTCTACTACGACCCCAAGATCTGTGGTGTTCAGAAGATTCGTGACTCTGTCACAACGCCGATGACCGGAGCCAAGGTTGCTTGTCACTACGGCTGCCACCTCATGAAGCCACAGAAGGATCGTCACTTTGGTGACACCGAAAACCCAATGTGGTTCGAAGAACTTGTAGCAGCAGTAGGTGCAGAGCCTGTCCAGTACCGCAATAAGATGCAGTGCTGTGGTGCCGGTGGCGGTGTCCGTGGATACGACATTGTCCATGCACTCGATATCACCAACGAGAAACTGATCAACATCTCCGAGGTCGGTGCCGATGCAATCACAGAACTCTGTCCATTCTGTCAGCTCCAGTTTGACCGTGGTCAGATCGAGATCAAAGAGAAGTTCGGCGATGTGTACAACATTCCTGTTCTCCACTTCAATGAACTGCTCGGACTTGCACAGGG
This window encodes:
- the hdrB gene encoding CoB--CoM heterodisulfide reductase subunit B, producing MHEYALFLGCIAPNRYPGCEASAIKTSEKVGIKLLPLEGASCCPAPGAFGSIDLTVWYAMAARNLVLAEQMKKDIALVCNGCYKSIWEVNHILKHDEELRNKVNEVLKEIDMEYKGTIDVFHLAELYYDPKICGVQKIRDSVTTPMTGAKVACHYGCHLMKPQKDRHFGDTENPMWFEELVAAVGAEPVQYRNKMQCCGAGGGVRGYDIVHALDITNEKLINISEVGADAITELCPFCQLQFDRGQIEIKEKFGDVYNIPVLHFNELLGLAQGMSPQDLALDLHAIDCAPFLEKVL